The following are encoded in a window of Oncorhynchus mykiss isolate Arlee chromosome 31, USDA_OmykA_1.1, whole genome shotgun sequence genomic DNA:
- the LOC110504792 gene encoding gastrotropin, producing MAFSGTYELESQENYDEFLEAIGFAHAKTDFKVITEVLQEGDDFTWSQIIPNWTLTNKFTIGQECELESMLRSKFVTTVTMEGGKIIIPFPQYHFTAEIGGDKLIMLCTTTGEKGVTMKRINKRI from the exons ATGGCATTCTCTGGGACGTATGAGCTTGAAAGTCAAGAGAATTACGATGAGTTTCTGGAGGCAATTG GGTTTGCCCATGCCAAGACTGACTTCAAAGTGATAACAGAAGTGCTTCAGGAGGGGGACGATTTTACCTGGTCACAGATTATTCCCAACTGGACCTTGACTAACAAGTTCACCATCGGACAGGAGTGTGAGCTAGAGAGCATGCTACGCTCCAAGTTCGTG ACCACCGTCACCATGGAAGGAGGCAAGATAATTATTCCGTTCCCCCAGTATCATTTCACTGCTGAGATCGGTGGGGACAAGCTGATCATG CTCTGTACAACCACCGGGGAGAAGGGTGTGACCATGAAGAGAATCAACAAGAGGATCTGA